From Oenococcus sicerae, the proteins below share one genomic window:
- a CDS encoding DUF4811 domain-containing protein encodes MILALLVIGAVAFFTSFIYIDKPLPRMFWTVISALIVIGSLIAIVANYHDHFGLEKVTSTSTKKIYSADTSGKMQLVLYEPIGTSGKENVYIYVSKAKSKKLVHTQADEFTENRVKLVNGQIANLKTQETRWEYKPGIYKLLFGIANNGHELTKRINTFRLPKTWLHLSTSQIKVLKKDLTDPAMQAEAKTQASAYVQTHMKAAIAKNSSLATDQAAQAKLSKRFAAEFQAQLIQKILAK; translated from the coding sequence ATGATTCTCGCATTATTAGTTATTGGCGCAGTCGCCTTCTTTACAAGCTTTATTTACATTGACAAGCCTCTGCCACGAATGTTTTGGACTGTTATTTCTGCTCTGATCGTAATCGGCAGCTTGATTGCGATCGTGGCCAACTATCACGACCACTTCGGTCTAGAAAAAGTTACCTCGACAAGCACGAAGAAAATTTATTCGGCTGATACGAGCGGCAAAATGCAGCTTGTTTTATATGAACCTATCGGCACGAGCGGCAAAGAAAATGTCTATATCTATGTCTCTAAAGCAAAGAGTAAAAAACTTGTGCATACGCAAGCAGATGAGTTTACAGAAAATCGAGTTAAGCTGGTCAACGGCCAAATAGCCAATCTAAAAACACAAGAGACACGTTGGGAGTATAAACCAGGTATTTATAAACTTTTATTTGGCATTGCAAACAATGGTCATGAATTAACTAAACGAATTAACACATTCCGTTTGCCAAAAACATGGCTGCATTTATCCACTAGCCAAATTAAAGTCCTAAAAAAAGACTTGACAGATCCCGCGATGCAAGCAGAAGCCAAGACTCAAGCAAGTGCCTATGTGCAAACACACATGAAAGCGGCAATTGCTAAAAATAGTAGTTTAGCAACAGACCAAGCAGCGCAAGCTAAATTGTCAAAGAGGTTCGCTGCTGAATTCCAAGCGCAATTAATTCAAAAAATTCTTGCAAAATAA
- a CDS encoding MDR family MFS transporter yields MTKNTDINGHTYNKTMLVVVLLVGTFCTILNQTILTTAFPTLMKAFDISTSTVQWLTTGFLMVNGIMIPVSAWLSSRFNSKWLYISAISVFEIGTIIAWSAPNYATLLTARLIQAIGVGVSMPLLQTIMLSIFPANRRGAAMGLAGIVIGVAPAIGPTLSGWIIDTFQWRDLFGMIIPIMAIVLILALFYMKPVIQTSKPKLDWLSLLLSTTGFGSLLYGFSSVGNDGWGSKTVLIGLAVGTVLIALFIWRQLSMTKPFLQLRVFASAEFTIATFLSSVVMIAMIGVEMIVPLYLQIVHNMSAFQSGLTLLPGALMMAVMSPITGQAFDRIGAKRLSIAGLFLLTAGTLPFVMITKQTPTIYITFLYAVRMFGISMVMMPATTSAMNALPNNLISHGTAVNNTVRQVASSIGTAILVSVLANVTKGQMPGKSLLKSAPLAYKVKAFSATMSGYQAAFSIAVGFCILGFIIAFFMKDKDYSSQQKNQGGKA; encoded by the coding sequence TTGACAAAAAATACTGATATTAATGGCCATACATACAACAAAACGATGCTAGTCGTCGTACTTCTTGTTGGCACTTTTTGCACGATCTTAAACCAAACTATTTTAACGACCGCTTTTCCAACGCTCATGAAGGCTTTTGATATTTCAACCTCGACGGTTCAATGGTTAACAACTGGTTTCCTCATGGTTAACGGTATTATGATTCCTGTTTCCGCATGGCTATCCAGCCGTTTCAATTCCAAATGGCTCTACATTTCAGCTATCAGTGTCTTTGAAATTGGCACCATTATCGCTTGGTCAGCACCCAATTACGCTACTTTGCTGACAGCACGTTTAATTCAAGCAATTGGAGTGGGTGTTTCAATGCCGCTTCTGCAAACGATTATGCTATCGATTTTTCCAGCAAATCGCCGAGGTGCTGCTATGGGATTAGCCGGCATCGTTATTGGTGTTGCACCTGCCATCGGCCCAACGCTCTCAGGCTGGATTATTGATACTTTCCAATGGCGGGATTTATTCGGCATGATCATTCCGATCATGGCTATCGTGCTGATTCTGGCACTCTTCTATATGAAGCCGGTCATCCAGACCAGCAAACCCAAACTGGATTGGCTGTCGCTGCTGCTATCGACGACTGGCTTTGGTTCGTTACTATATGGTTTCTCTTCTGTTGGCAATGATGGTTGGGGATCGAAAACAGTTTTGATAGGACTTGCCGTTGGTACAGTCTTGATCGCACTATTTATTTGGCGTCAATTGTCGATGACAAAACCATTCTTACAACTGCGTGTTTTCGCATCGGCAGAGTTCACGATCGCAACTTTTTTAAGCTCAGTTGTCATGATCGCCATGATTGGGGTCGAAATGATCGTGCCTCTGTACTTGCAGATCGTTCATAATATGTCGGCCTTCCAATCCGGACTAACTCTTTTACCCGGTGCTTTGATGATGGCTGTTATGAGTCCTATTACCGGTCAAGCCTTTGATCGAATTGGTGCCAAACGGCTATCGATTGCTGGCCTATTCCTATTGACTGCTGGTACTTTGCCTTTTGTGATGATCACAAAACAGACGCCCACGATTTACATCACGTTTCTGTACGCAGTGCGCATGTTTGGTATTTCAATGGTCATGATGCCAGCAACGACCTCTGCCATGAATGCTTTGCCAAATAATTTGATTTCCCATGGAACGGCTGTCAACAACACAGTCCGACAAGTTGCAAGCTCAATTGGTACAGCTATTTTAGTTTCCGTTCTAGCGAATGTGACTAAAGGGCAAATGCCTGGCAAGAGTCTGTTGAAATCAGCGCCTCTAGCATATAAAGTAAAGGCTTTTAGCGCAACGATGTCTGGCTACCAAGCTGCTTTCTCGATCGCGGTCGGCTTTTGTATTCTGGGTTTCATTATTGCCTTCTTTATGAAAGATAAAGATTATAGTTCACAGCAAAAAAATCAAGGGGGCAAAGCCTGA
- a CDS encoding MerR family transcriptional regulator, whose product MDTDKATEQFGQTLNVNHLIHSMIREDNVVIGISDLAEATGVSQTQLRYWLEKNYIKSCGDEKKKKFAYGTVFRVRIIKGYLDEGFTLSSAVKHADQHSVMVRAFKQVIGDRLLNVSEDDYGALIDFGVFDPQPDKHLYARVTEKETKFELHDAD is encoded by the coding sequence ATGGATACAGACAAAGCAACTGAACAATTTGGTCAAACACTCAATGTTAATCATTTAATTCATTCGATGATTCGCGAAGATAATGTCGTTATCGGCATCTCGGATTTAGCCGAAGCGACGGGCGTTTCTCAAACGCAATTACGCTACTGGCTTGAAAAAAACTATATCAAGAGCTGCGGTGATGAAAAGAAAAAGAAATTTGCTTATGGCACAGTTTTTCGTGTGCGTATTATTAAAGGCTATTTAGATGAAGGTTTTACATTATCATCAGCGGTCAAACATGCTGATCAGCATTCCGTCATGGTACGTGCTTTTAAACAAGTGATCGGAGACCGCTTGTTAAATGTTTCTGAAGATGATTATGGCGCTTTGATTGACTTTGGTGTTTTTGACCCGCAGCCAGACAAACATTTATATGCACGCGTCACTGAAAAAGAAACTAAATTTGAATTGCACGATGCCGATTAA
- a CDS encoding AI-2E family transporter produces the protein MNYIIKFLKRKDVQLYLTLAFLILVIYIVRSFIGVILLTTIFAYLAIKSSLYLHKRFKIPYLIAVIALYLVVISLFICALSYAAPLLVNQLKVIPAMISKAIIDHPVLNKNIDKLVNNAIHSSEIVSNGKNVVLTGFREAGHIGKGFTHVVLAIFLSFVYTLSHNRLLAFGHEFLRSTYKGFFENIYYLARKFVLILGKIIETQLLICTINTILMAIGLALIKMPSLLLLVIIVFIFGLVPVAGVLISMVPLGLIAFATGGLVRVAEVVILVALIHFFESYFLHPRLMADRTDLPVFVTFITLIVMSQLIGDWGLIVGIPIVSFFLDILGIHSSDIKIIKRKKIEKTN, from the coding sequence ATGAATTACATCATCAAATTTTTAAAGCGCAAGGATGTACAGCTTTATTTAACACTCGCCTTTTTGATTTTGGTGATATATATCGTCCGCAGTTTCATCGGCGTGATCCTGCTGACAACGATTTTTGCATACCTAGCAATCAAATCCAGTCTTTATCTTCACAAACGCTTTAAGATCCCTTATCTGATCGCTGTTATTGCGCTATATCTTGTGGTTATATCCCTTTTTATCTGCGCACTGTCGTATGCAGCTCCGCTTTTAGTAAACCAGTTAAAAGTTATTCCAGCTATGATTTCCAAAGCGATTATCGATCATCCTGTCTTAAATAAAAATATCGATAAACTTGTCAACAATGCAATTCATAGCAGCGAAATTGTCTCGAATGGCAAAAATGTTGTTTTAACAGGATTTCGGGAAGCTGGACATATCGGCAAAGGTTTCACACATGTTGTTCTAGCGATATTTTTAAGTTTTGTTTATACACTTTCCCATAACAGACTATTGGCTTTTGGCCATGAATTCCTGCGATCAACTTACAAAGGATTTTTTGAAAACATCTATTATTTAGCACGAAAATTCGTCTTGATTCTCGGTAAAATAATTGAAACACAATTGTTAATATGCACAATCAATACCATTTTAATGGCAATTGGTCTTGCCTTGATCAAAATGCCAAGTCTGCTGCTGCTGGTTATCATTGTCTTTATCTTTGGGCTTGTGCCTGTAGCCGGGGTCTTGATCTCCATGGTTCCGCTTGGTCTGATCGCCTTCGCTACTGGTGGTCTAGTTCGTGTGGCAGAAGTTGTTATCTTAGTGGCACTGATCCACTTCTTCGAATCTTATTTCCTGCATCCCAGACTGATGGCTGATCGGACCGACCTGCCTGTTTTTGTCACTTTCATCACACTGATCGTCATGAGCCAATTAATTGGTGATTGGGGTTTGATCGTCGGTATTCCGATCGTATCGTTCTTTTTGGATATTCTTGGCATTCATAGCTCTGATATCAAAATAATTAAACGAAAAAAGATAGAAAAAACAAATTAA
- a CDS encoding GNAT family N-acetyltransferase, whose amino-acid sequence MINYPIIQEDGRYFIRDEHEKIIAELSYSTFKQGRVISINSSRVDPLWRGQGLAGKLLNKAVSDAVDKGQLIKPVCPFAKAVFLKNTDYQKYEYKND is encoded by the coding sequence ATGATAAATTATCCGATCATACAGGAAGACGGCCGTTATTTTATCAGAGATGAGCACGAAAAAATCATTGCTGAATTATCGTATTCAACCTTTAAACAGGGACGAGTAATCAGCATCAACAGTAGTCGTGTTGATCCACTTTGGCGTGGTCAAGGTCTTGCTGGCAAGTTATTGAACAAGGCCGTTTCTGATGCCGTTGATAAGGGACAGCTGATCAAACCGGTCTGTCCGTTTGCGAAGGCGGTCTTTTTGAAAAATACTGACTATCAAAAATACGAGTACAAAAACGATTGA
- a CDS encoding dCTP deaminase/dUTPase family protein (catalyzes the formation of dUMP from dUTP) — MTKKRGFEIVKKFKDAGLDLPQRETANAAGYDIKAAADITIPADGSIKLVSTGLKAYMQADEVLYLINRSSGPYKRGLVLPNSVGVIDADYYNNEKNEGEIFVQMRSISGQDVQIKKGDRIVQAIFIPFLIADDDQAAGVRTGGFGSTGDK; from the coding sequence ATGACAAAAAAACGCGGATTCGAAATTGTAAAAAAATTTAAGGATGCTGGCTTAGACTTGCCGCAGCGGGAAACGGCCAATGCTGCTGGTTACGATATCAAAGCGGCCGCTGACATCACGATTCCGGCCGATGGCAGCATCAAACTAGTTTCAACTGGACTGAAAGCTTACATGCAAGCCGATGAAGTACTCTATTTAATCAACCGTTCGTCTGGTCCTTATAAACGTGGTCTGGTTTTGCCAAACTCAGTTGGTGTGATCGATGCTGATTATTATAATAATGAAAAGAACGAGGGCGAAATTTTTGTGCAGATGCGATCAATTTCCGGCCAAGATGTTCAGATAAAAAAAGGTGACCGCATTGTTCAGGCAATTTTTATTCCTTTTTTGATCGCTGATGATGATCAGGCGGCAGGAGTCCGAACTGGTGGATTCGGGTCGACTGGAGACAAGTAA
- a CDS encoding NUDIX hydrolase, whose translation MADEKDDIVFRSDLHDFKVRVTGVLVNQTGQVALNPDKNSGDLPYVTLPGGKLKFGESSDQAVIREFAEEAGLQIQAVRLLAITENLYTYHQKHNNEINFTWLVKIKDPKSVFAKDQSEQAIIWRDPDNLDDFLPKALRPIIQDLPQTPIHLVNRD comes from the coding sequence ATGGCTGACGAAAAAGACGATATTGTGTTTCGCAGCGACCTGCATGATTTTAAAGTTCGTGTGACCGGTGTGCTGGTCAATCAAACGGGTCAAGTCGCATTGAACCCAGACAAAAATAGCGGCGATCTGCCTTATGTCACACTGCCCGGCGGCAAGTTAAAATTTGGTGAAAGCAGTGATCAGGCTGTCATTCGCGAATTTGCCGAAGAAGCAGGGCTGCAAATTCAAGCAGTACGGTTGTTGGCGATCACAGAAAATTTATATACTTATCATCAAAAACACAATAACGAGATCAATTTTACATGGCTGGTCAAAATTAAGGACCCGAAGTCTGTTTTCGCAAAAGACCAGAGCGAACAAGCGATTATCTGGCGTGATCCTGATAATTTGGATGATTTTTTGCCCAAGGCTTTACGGCCAATTATCCAAGACCTGCCGCAAACACCCATTCATCTCGTTAATCGGGATTGA
- the radA gene encoding DNA repair protein RadA, giving the protein MVKAKTQFVCSNCGYTTAGYLGRCPNCGEWNTLIEEKIVPDAVINRKARISFDGRVAKPKRISEISGNEMPRVKTGMTELNRVLGGGIVPGSLILIGGDPGIGKSTLMLQVSGQLTKNQGSVLYVSGEESSNQIKLRADRLGVGADDFIVYPETDMAQIKSIIQQIEPDYLVIDSVQTMQEPDMQSPIGSVAQVREVTADLMQIAKTNAITVFIVGHVTKDGSIAGPKILEHMVDTVLYFEGDANYKYRILRTVKNRFGSTNELGIFEMRDHGLREVANPSEMFLEERLAGATGSAITASMEGSRPILVEVQALVAPTVFGNAQRVTTGVDRNRVAQILAVLEKHANLLLQNQDAHVRITGGVKIDEPAADLAIALAVASSYHEKATNASDVFLGEVGLGGEVRSISLIEDRLKEIAKLGFKRAIISKNNLSSIELPQHLEVVGVATLEEALKLGLGLDHFSDSSHFDH; this is encoded by the coding sequence ATGGTAAAAGCAAAAACACAATTCGTTTGTTCTAACTGCGGCTATACAACTGCTGGCTATCTCGGGCGTTGTCCAAATTGTGGTGAATGGAATACACTTATCGAAGAAAAGATCGTGCCGGATGCAGTGATTAATCGCAAGGCTCGCATTAGTTTTGATGGTCGGGTCGCAAAACCGAAAAGAATTTCGGAAATTTCCGGCAATGAAATGCCGCGGGTCAAAACCGGTATGACGGAACTTAACCGTGTTTTAGGCGGCGGCATCGTCCCTGGCAGCTTGATTTTAATCGGTGGTGATCCGGGAATTGGCAAATCAACACTCATGCTGCAAGTTTCCGGTCAATTGACGAAAAATCAGGGCAGCGTACTTTATGTTTCCGGTGAGGAATCAAGCAACCAGATAAAATTAAGAGCCGATCGTTTGGGTGTTGGTGCAGATGATTTCATCGTTTATCCAGAAACAGATATGGCTCAAATCAAATCAATTATTCAGCAAATTGAACCAGATTATTTAGTGATCGATTCCGTCCAGACAATGCAGGAACCGGATATGCAGTCGCCGATCGGTTCAGTTGCCCAGGTGCGCGAAGTCACAGCTGATTTGATGCAGATCGCAAAAACAAATGCCATCACAGTCTTTATTGTTGGCCATGTTACGAAAGATGGTTCAATTGCCGGGCCGAAAATTCTCGAACATATGGTGGATACGGTTTTGTATTTTGAAGGGGATGCTAACTATAAATATCGAATTTTACGAACTGTCAAAAATCGTTTTGGTTCGACCAATGAACTAGGCATTTTCGAAATGCGTGATCACGGTCTCAGGGAAGTCGCTAATCCATCTGAAATGTTTCTTGAAGAGCGTCTGGCCGGTGCAACGGGTTCGGCAATTACAGCCAGCATGGAAGGCAGTCGGCCAATTTTAGTTGAAGTGCAGGCACTGGTCGCACCAACTGTTTTTGGTAATGCACAGCGTGTGACAACTGGTGTTGATCGTAATCGGGTAGCACAAATATTAGCCGTGCTTGAAAAACACGCTAACCTGCTTTTACAAAATCAAGATGCACATGTCCGCATCACGGGTGGCGTGAAGATCGATGAACCGGCTGCTGACTTGGCCATTGCTTTAGCTGTTGCGAGTTCTTACCATGAAAAAGCAACTAACGCTTCAGATGTATTTTTAGGTGAAGTTGGTTTAGGCGGTGAAGTACGTTCAATTTCGTTGATCGAAGATCGTTTGAAAGAAATTGCCAAATTGGGTTTCAAACGCGCTATCATATCGAAAAATAATCTGTCCAGCATTGAATTGCCGCAGCATCTAGAGGTTGTTGGTGTGGCGACTTTAGAGGAAGCTTTAAAACTAGGCTTAGGTCTTGATCATTTTTCTGACTCAAGTCATTTCGATCACTAA
- the rdgB gene encoding RdgB/HAM1 family non-canonical purine NTP pyrophosphatase has product MQKIIFATKNAGKTKEISDLLGKRFEIIDLNHLDNLPDIVENGSSFVSNAEIKAEKISQLYPDSFVMAEDAGLSIDALDGRPGIFSARYAGDHDDEANIKKVLTELDGVASEKRTAHFTAAIVLLGLQKEIVATGEVRGRILDHKEGQDGFGYDPIFFSTELGKTFGQASEKEKNSVSHRARALKKLISQI; this is encoded by the coding sequence ATGCAGAAAATTATATTTGCGACAAAAAACGCAGGCAAAACCAAAGAAATTTCTGATTTACTTGGAAAACGCTTTGAAATTATTGATTTAAATCATTTGGATAATCTCCCGGACATCGTTGAGAATGGATCGAGTTTTGTGTCCAATGCTGAAATTAAGGCTGAAAAAATTTCTCAATTATATCCGGACTCTTTCGTTATGGCTGAGGATGCTGGTCTTTCAATTGATGCCTTAGATGGCCGTCCAGGAATTTTTTCGGCACGATATGCTGGCGACCATGATGATGAGGCGAATATTAAAAAGGTTTTAACGGAATTAGATGGCGTTGCCAGTGAAAAACGGACGGCTCATTTTACAGCTGCAATTGTGTTGCTTGGTCTGCAAAAAGAAATTGTTGCAACAGGTGAAGTTCGCGGTCGAATTTTAGATCATAAAGAAGGGCAGGATGGCTTTGGTTATGATCCGATCTTTTTCTCAACTGAATTAGGGAAGACTTTTGGTCAAGCTAGTGAAAAAGAGAAGAATTCCGTTTCACATCGTGCTCGAGCACTAAAAAAATTAATTTCTCAAATTTAG
- the gltX gene encoding glutamate--tRNA ligase, which produces MTEKIRVRYAPSPTGHLHIGNARTAIFNWLFARHYHGQFIIRIEDTDLARNVVGGEKSQLDNLSWLGVDWDEGPDKADPKYAPYRQTERAAQGIYKKYIDQLLASGQAYKSYKTEDTLKAEREAQTAAHQAPHYVYEYAGMDTQQIQAAQATDEAAGLKAVVRFRVPEDHDYDWQDIVKGKVKINSKEIGGDWVIQKADGMPTYNFAVVIDDHLMDITHVLRGDDHVSNTPKQLMVYEALGWQAPKFGHMALIIKAETGKKLSKRDEDTLQFIEQYRELGYLPEAMFNFIGLLGWSPVGENEIFTREQFKDMFDETRFTKANAKFDAKKLAWVNNQWMRSEKNKVMPQLISELVKAGLVTQTQADQQADYLAKIIEIAGVDGIKATSEISALATYPFFKLHEITDADQRSWLDTDDGKKVAAAFANKIEALTTDDFSADKIMEIIRSLQAELAIKGRALWNPIRLITTHEVQGPNLPEILAVMGKGWTLQNIQKTLV; this is translated from the coding sequence ATGACTGAAAAAATTCGTGTTAGATACGCCCCTAGTCCGACGGGGCATTTACATATTGGTAATGCTCGGACTGCGATTTTCAACTGGCTTTTTGCGCGCCATTATCATGGCCAATTCATTATTCGAATCGAGGATACTGATTTAGCTCGAAATGTTGTTGGTGGTGAAAAGAGCCAGCTTGATAATTTGAGCTGGCTAGGCGTTGACTGGGATGAAGGTCCTGATAAGGCGGATCCGAAGTATGCACCTTATCGTCAGACTGAACGCGCAGCTCAGGGAATCTATAAAAAATATATTGATCAGCTCTTAGCTTCTGGCCAGGCTTATAAATCTTATAAGACGGAAGATACTTTAAAAGCAGAACGCGAAGCACAAACAGCAGCTCATCAAGCACCACACTATGTTTACGAGTATGCAGGTATGGACACCCAGCAGATCCAAGCAGCTCAGGCTACAGATGAAGCTGCCGGTTTAAAAGCAGTTGTTCGTTTTCGTGTACCTGAGGACCATGATTATGATTGGCAAGATATTGTCAAAGGCAAAGTCAAAATCAATTCCAAAGAAATTGGCGGCGATTGGGTCATTCAAAAAGCCGACGGCATGCCGACCTATAATTTTGCCGTGGTGATCGATGATCATTTAATGGACATTACACATGTGCTGCGTGGGGATGACCATGTCAGCAATACGCCTAAGCAATTGATGGTGTATGAGGCTTTAGGCTGGCAGGCACCGAAATTTGGACATATGGCTCTGATCATTAAAGCCGAGACAGGCAAAAAATTATCAAAACGCGATGAGGATACGCTGCAATTTATTGAGCAGTATCGTGAGTTGGGTTATTTGCCAGAAGCGATGTTTAATTTTATTGGACTATTAGGCTGGTCACCAGTTGGTGAAAATGAAATTTTTACTCGTGAACAATTCAAAGACATGTTTGATGAAACACGTTTTACCAAGGCTAATGCTAAGTTTGATGCAAAAAAATTAGCGTGGGTCAACAATCAGTGGATGCGCTCGGAAAAAAATAAGGTCATGCCGCAACTGATCTCTGAATTGGTGAAAGCAGGATTGGTCACGCAAACACAAGCTGACCAGCAAGCTGATTATTTAGCTAAAATTATTGAAATTGCCGGAGTAGATGGTATTAAAGCTACGAGTGAAATTTCAGCATTAGCGACTTATCCTTTTTTTAAGCTGCATGAGATAACTGATGCAGATCAACGATCTTGGCTAGATACTGATGATGGCAAAAAAGTAGCTGCTGCTTTTGCAAATAAGATCGAAGCGTTAACAACAGACGATTTTTCTGCTGATAAAATCATGGAGATTATCCGCAGCTTACAGGCTGAATTAGCCATTAAAGGACGGGCACTTTGGAATCCGATTCGCTTAATAACGACGCATGAAGTTCAAGGACCTAACTTGCCAGAAATTTTAGCTGTCATGGGTAAGGGTTGGACTCTTCAGAATATTCAAAAGACATTAGTTTAG
- a CDS encoding phosphoribosyltransferase, whose amino-acid sequence MPKYFYRTIDDLNNLIKENLARLQSYDFDLIVGLPRRGMIPATLIGLFLNKPVVSFNELNANLASEKIGYRLQEESAKFPKSYNNILLVDDSTDEGSVFEQAITKLDDATAKKVTTLSIYATAKGGTRVDLHLETLEEPKLYEWNISHKKAALADAAMRFEGIIATNALTGKWIPITLPSYPVKLIYSGLREKHREKLETFLHDNGVEFEQLQMEVVSSRQLKQIAVDENISLVYENDMFITRDLADTVAVYNVAGNFLDNANVTDELDYDN is encoded by the coding sequence ATGCCAAAATATTTTTATCGTACTATTGACGATTTGAACAATTTAATTAAGGAAAACTTGGCTCGTTTACAATCTTATGATTTTGATTTGATTGTCGGCCTGCCTAGACGGGGCATGATTCCCGCCACTTTGATCGGTTTGTTTTTGAATAAACCGGTTGTTAGTTTCAATGAATTGAACGCAAATTTAGCTAGTGAAAAAATTGGTTATCGTTTGCAAGAAGAATCAGCCAAATTTCCAAAATCCTATAACAACATTCTCTTAGTCGACGATTCAACAGATGAGGGCAGTGTGTTTGAACAGGCTATCACGAAACTTGATGATGCTACTGCAAAAAAAGTGACAACCTTATCAATCTATGCCACGGCTAAAGGCGGTACGCGCGTTGATCTGCATTTGGAAACATTAGAGGAACCGAAATTATACGAATGGAATATTTCACATAAGAAAGCTGCTCTAGCTGATGCAGCTATGCGTTTTGAAGGCATTATTGCGACGAACGCTTTAACTGGTAAATGGATCCCGATTACTTTGCCAAGCTATCCGGTCAAATTAATTTACTCAGGTCTGCGTGAAAAACATCGTGAAAAGCTAGAGACTTTTTTGCATGATAATGGCGTAGAATTTGAGCAGCTGCAAATGGAGGTCGTTTCTTCTAGACAATTGAAACAGATTGCCGTTGATGAAAACATCAGCCTGGTCTATGAAAACGATATGTTTATTACGCGTGATTTGGCTGATACAGTTGCTGTTTATAATGTTGCTGGGAATTTTCTGGATAATGCTAACGTTACAGATGAATTGGACTATGATAATTAA